The following proteins come from a genomic window of Deltaproteobacteria bacterium:
- a CDS encoding VCBS repeat-containing protein has protein sequence MRPIPGRRVGRAVIGAALVLSCVLGSAASAAGYPRRIAIAPFSVLTKEDIGATVSVLPRLLSSRLMALAGADVLVVPPGKPPEETAKEAKYPLLLQGTVSKLGKGYSVDATVTDLSTGGSAGAFFAAAASEDEIIQQLGVLSGEIAEKLFGVQGAIRATAPPPPAYVQAAPGVQSIGGAPSAAVPMAAPPPAAPAPQTLSEGWVPSSLKKTGQSDKISDELYGVVAGDQDEEGNGEVVTWGRSSIYVYTVKGKEIVPFTRIVRGREHHFLNVESVDLDGDGKKDLVVTDLQGDRLVSFLMMRKGAGFVEQPGVIPYHLAVLRGWNGKDVVAGQRHGLNEPFQGKIHAMKWDGRMLSEGEKLPLDTNILPLSTGGVYSLAPVRTGNEWAWLYVDSDEHLRILDSKGKSAYRSKDKFGAVADGFEYAEVSRLEGRRPLFPLRRAPRVVAGGRGDSFVAVTEIRKGVLQTAVGTIESSRIVILQMEGSGFAERAASPRSDFFYSGVELLPAGGIRRGSRAIASVIEQPGSAFSDRVSRLHMFQVE, from the coding sequence ATGCGCCCCATTCCTGGCCGCCGGGTCGGGCGCGCCGTCATCGGCGCGGCCCTCGTCCTATCGTGCGTTCTCGGTTCGGCCGCATCCGCCGCGGGGTACCCCCGGAGGATCGCGATCGCGCCGTTTTCCGTCCTGACGAAGGAGGACATCGGCGCCACGGTTTCGGTTCTCCCGAGGCTTCTCTCCTCCCGGTTGATGGCGCTCGCAGGCGCCGACGTCCTGGTCGTGCCTCCCGGAAAACCGCCGGAAGAGACGGCGAAGGAAGCGAAGTATCCGCTGCTCCTCCAGGGAACGGTGTCCAAGCTCGGCAAGGGGTACAGCGTCGACGCCACGGTCACCGACCTGTCCACCGGAGGGTCGGCGGGGGCGTTCTTCGCGGCGGCGGCGTCCGAAGACGAGATCATCCAGCAGCTGGGAGTCCTCTCCGGAGAAATCGCCGAGAAACTGTTCGGCGTCCAGGGGGCGATCCGCGCCACCGCGCCGCCCCCCCCGGCGTACGTGCAGGCTGCGCCGGGCGTCCAGTCGATCGGCGGCGCACCCTCCGCGGCGGTTCCCATGGCAGCGCCCCCCCCGGCGGCTCCGGCCCCGCAGACGCTCTCGGAGGGGTGGGTCCCGTCCTCCCTGAAGAAGACCGGACAGTCCGACAAGATCTCCGACGAGTTGTACGGCGTGGTCGCCGGGGACCAGGACGAGGAAGGGAACGGCGAGGTCGTCACCTGGGGCAGGAGCTCCATCTACGTCTACACGGTAAAGGGGAAGGAAATCGTGCCGTTCACCCGGATCGTCCGGGGAAGGGAGCACCATTTCCTGAACGTCGAATCGGTCGATCTGGACGGGGACGGAAAGAAGGACCTGGTCGTCACCGACCTCCAGGGGGACCGGCTGGTCTCTTTCCTGATGATGCGGAAGGGCGCCGGCTTCGTGGAGCAGCCGGGCGTCATCCCGTACCATCTCGCCGTCCTGCGGGGCTGGAACGGGAAGGACGTCGTCGCCGGGCAGCGTCACGGGCTGAACGAGCCGTTCCAGGGGAAGATCCACGCCATGAAATGGGACGGGAGGATGCTCTCGGAAGGGGAGAAGCTCCCCCTCGACACGAACATCCTTCCCCTTTCCACGGGCGGGGTCTACAGCCTGGCTCCGGTCCGCACGGGAAACGAGTGGGCGTGGCTGTACGTGGATTCCGACGAGCACCTCCGGATCCTCGACTCGAAGGGGAAAAGCGCCTACCGGTCCAAGGACAAGTTCGGCGCCGTGGCCGACGGATTCGAATACGCCGAAGTGAGTCGCCTGGAGGGACGGCGGCCGCTCTTCCCCCTCCGGCGCGCCCCGCGGGTGGTCGCGGGGGGGAGGGGAGACTCCTTCGTGGCGGTCACGGAGATCCGCAAGGGGGTCCTCCAGACGGCGGTGGGGACGATCGAGTCTTCCAGGATCGTGATCCTCCAGATGGAGGGGAGCGGGTTCGCGGAGCGCGCGGCGTCGCCGAGAAGCGACTTTTTCTACAGCGGGGTGGAGCTGCTTCCGGCGGGGGGGATCCGGCGCGGGAGCCGGGCGATCGCCTCGGTGATCGAACAGCCCGGATCGGCCTTTTCGGACCGGGTGAGCCGGCTGCATATGTTCCAGGTCGAATAG
- the rimM gene encoding 16S rRNA processing protein RimM, producing MKYLEIGRVIGLHGVRGKVKVAPLSGDPSGALAAKTVRLTGVRGTEPDAVVEFDVVSAHRAGGCAVFALKGVDSPEAAAALVGGRVSMRRDELPPLPEGEFYWTDAVGCAVVDAGGRPLGEVTGVIPGPAHDWLVVRRGVGEGYLPLVAAFVRTVDVAAGRIVAAPPEGW from the coding sequence ATGAAGTATCTCGAAATCGGCCGTGTCATCGGCCTCCACGGGGTCCGCGGGAAGGTGAAGGTCGCCCCGCTCTCGGGGGACCCGTCCGGGGCGCTGGCCGCGAAGACGGTGCGGCTGACGGGCGTCCGGGGCACGGAGCCGGATGCGGTCGTGGAGTTCGATGTGGTCTCGGCGCACCGCGCGGGCGGATGCGCCGTTTTCGCGTTGAAGGGGGTCGATTCCCCCGAGGCGGCTGCGGCGCTGGTCGGTGGTCGCGTATCGATGCGGCGGGACGAACTGCCCCCCCTCCCCGAAGGGGAGTTCTACTGGACCGACGCGGTCGGGTGCGCCGTCGTGGATGCCGGAGGGCGCCCGCTGGGGGAAGTGACCGGAGTGATCCCGGGCCCGGCGCACGACTGGCTGGTGGTGCGCCGCGGAGTCGGGGAAGGGTACCTCCCGCTGGTCGCCGCCTTCGTCCGTACGGTCGACGTGGCGGCGGGCCGCATCGTGGCCGCGCCGCCGGAGGGGTGGTGA
- the ccsA gene encoding cytochrome c biogenesis protein CcsA — protein MEGVHIILFWLSLAAYGAEAGFRFGGVAPSSAWRTPLFAGTLLHAGFLAIRWFLSGHAPMAGLFESLTVFSFCCAIAGLLLCRSAETAAAWMPLSALVLLPQAGAALLDKRLTPLYPALDTPWFATHVGLSFLGYGFFAAGLSLGIVYLKKGGEAVYRAAGKSALYGFSAFSAGMVCGGVWAFYAWGSYWIWTPKEIWSVIVWIYFAALTHLKFIPAQAGWPGWTKRLEMGATAAGYGVMLFTFLGVSLLLRSSHSF, from the coding sequence TTGGAAGGCGTTCACATCATCCTGTTCTGGCTCTCGCTCGCGGCGTACGGCGCGGAGGCCGGCTTCCGGTTCGGCGGCGTCGCCCCATCCTCCGCGTGGAGGACGCCGCTCTTCGCCGGCACGCTCCTGCACGCGGGATTCCTCGCGATCCGGTGGTTTCTATCGGGACACGCGCCGATGGCGGGGCTGTTCGAGTCGCTGACCGTCTTCTCCTTCTGCTGCGCCATCGCCGGCCTCCTCCTGTGCCGGTCGGCGGAGACCGCGGCCGCGTGGATGCCGCTGTCGGCGCTGGTGCTGCTTCCGCAGGCCGGGGCGGCGCTCCTCGACAAGCGGCTGACGCCACTGTATCCGGCGCTCGACACCCCGTGGTTCGCCACCCATGTCGGGCTCTCCTTCCTCGGCTACGGCTTCTTCGCCGCGGGGTTGTCGCTGGGAATCGTCTACCTGAAGAAGGGGGGCGAAGCGGTGTACCGCGCGGCGGGAAAATCCGCGCTCTACGGTTTCTCCGCGTTCTCGGCCGGGATGGTGTGCGGCGGCGTCTGGGCGTTCTACGCCTGGGGGTCGTACTGGATCTGGACGCCGAAGGAGATCTGGTCGGTGATCGTCTGGATCTACTTCGCCGCGCTCACGCACCTGAAATTCATCCCCGCACAGGCGGGGTGGCCGGGGTGGACGAAACGGCTCGAGATGGGCGCCACCGCGGCGGGGTACGGCGTCATGCTGTTCACGTTCCTCGGCGTGAGCCTGCTGCTGCGCAGCTCCCACTCCTTCTGA
- a CDS encoding cytochrome c biogenesis protein ResB, translated as MKALWRFLTSLKTCSWAALAFCAAGAAGSIVMGRYPELFADMDAQVFAGWFERKGTADPGPTLWLYGLLASTGLLAVNAVCCTFERLVQIFRGTVTLRRLLPHVMHVAFLGVVLAHLASALYGDRIPGVAVPQGGFAPVGDTGWVLRLDRFDAVMAPQGYPKEFSAAVTLFRNTTPVARGVIRTNEPLFHDGYGIYIKNFGSTPWGAPYAVFDANRDPGAGAILFASLLFTAANLLYLLPPRRPDAETASS; from the coding sequence ATGAAGGCGCTCTGGCGGTTCCTCACCTCCCTCAAGACGTGCTCCTGGGCAGCGCTGGCGTTCTGCGCCGCCGGGGCGGCCGGGTCCATCGTGATGGGCCGGTACCCCGAGCTGTTCGCCGACATGGACGCCCAGGTCTTCGCCGGCTGGTTCGAGCGGAAGGGGACGGCCGACCCCGGGCCGACGCTGTGGCTGTACGGACTGCTGGCGTCGACCGGGCTGCTCGCCGTGAACGCCGTCTGCTGCACGTTCGAGCGGCTGGTGCAGATCTTCCGGGGGACCGTCACCCTGAGGCGGCTCCTCCCCCACGTGATGCACGTCGCATTCCTCGGCGTCGTCCTCGCGCACCTGGCGAGCGCGCTCTACGGCGACCGGATCCCGGGCGTCGCCGTGCCGCAGGGCGGCTTCGCCCCGGTCGGGGACACGGGGTGGGTCCTGCGGCTGGACCGGTTCGACGCGGTGATGGCCCCGCAGGGGTACCCGAAGGAGTTCTCGGCCGCGGTGACCCTCTTCCGGAACACCACGCCGGTCGCCCGCGGCGTCATCCGGACGAACGAGCCGCTCTTCCACGACGGGTACGGGATCTACATCAAGAATTTCGGCTCCACCCCGTGGGGCGCCCCGTACGCGGTGTTCGACGCCAACCGCGACCCCGGCGCGGGGGCGATCCTCTTCGCCTCGCTGCTGTTCACCGCCGCCAATCTCCTGTACCTGCTCCCACCCCGGAGGCCCGATGCGGAAACCGCTTCCTCTTAA
- a CDS encoding beta-lactamase family protein has translation MTGNASGGDLRFRDAAELLDRGADDGAYSAAVLLVGRGDEVLLERSAGYARAASLFDVASVTKPLTAALFFVLSQEGSLSPEGPAGEILPFTAPDPRVAEIRFSHLLSHASGLPAWRPLYEKVLEAETEAGRTLFGTSEGHDRIVSEILSMPLSYAPGKAWEYSDLGYILLGRAIEVAGFHSLDRLLARHVTGPLGMRDTCYLPVSALSECETGQVVPTGYSEVRGREKAGEVDDENAAAMGGVAGHAGVFSTARDLFLFARELGRARRGEGRILSRPSATAMTTRVPAPAGCPRTLGLDTPTRAEGGTSQAGELYPGNVAGHLGYTGCSLWIDLDREISIVLLTNRVVHGSDNRKLAALRPRIHDAVWRRLGP, from the coding sequence GTGACGGGGAACGCGTCCGGGGGGGATCTCCGGTTCCGGGACGCCGCGGAGCTTCTCGACCGCGGCGCGGACGACGGGGCGTACTCCGCGGCGGTCCTGCTGGTCGGCCGGGGGGACGAGGTCCTCCTCGAGCGGTCCGCGGGGTACGCCCGCGCCGCGTCGCTCTTCGACGTCGCGTCGGTGACCAAGCCGCTGACCGCGGCGCTCTTCTTCGTCCTGTCGCAGGAGGGGAGCCTCTCCCCGGAAGGGCCGGCCGGGGAGATCCTGCCGTTCACCGCTCCCGATCCGCGGGTCGCGGAGATCCGGTTCTCCCACCTTCTCTCGCACGCATCGGGGCTGCCCGCCTGGCGTCCGCTGTACGAGAAGGTTCTCGAGGCGGAGACGGAGGCCGGGAGGACGCTCTTCGGCACGTCGGAGGGGCACGACCGGATCGTTTCGGAGATCCTGTCCATGCCGCTGTCCTACGCCCCGGGCAAGGCGTGGGAGTACAGCGACCTGGGGTACATCCTCCTCGGGCGGGCGATCGAGGTCGCCGGGTTCCACTCCCTGGACCGGCTCCTCGCGAGGCACGTGACCGGTCCCCTCGGGATGCGGGACACGTGCTATCTCCCGGTTTCCGCATTGAGCGAATGCGAGACCGGTCAGGTCGTCCCCACCGGGTATTCGGAGGTTCGGGGAAGGGAGAAGGCGGGCGAGGTGGACGACGAGAACGCGGCCGCCATGGGCGGCGTTGCGGGGCACGCGGGGGTGTTCTCGACCGCGCGCGACCTGTTTCTCTTCGCGCGGGAGCTCGGGCGCGCGCGACGGGGGGAGGGGCGGATCCTGTCCCGTCCGTCGGCGACGGCGATGACGACCCGCGTCCCCGCGCCCGCCGGGTGCCCGCGGACCCTGGGCCTCGACACCCCCACCCGCGCCGAGGGTGGAACGTCCCAGGCCGGGGAGCTGTACCCGGGGAACGTCGCGGGGCACCTGGGCTACACCGGCTGCTCCCTCTGGATCGACCTCGACCGGGAGATTTCCATCGTGCTGCTGACCAACCGCGTCGTGCACGGGAGCGATAATCGGAAGCTGGCCGCGCTGCGGCCCCGGATCCACGACGCCGTCTGGAGGAGGTTGGGACCTTAG
- the rplS gene encoding 50S ribosomal protein L19 codes for MTLLQDVQETQLRKDLPKFNVGDTVRVYSRIKEGEKERVQYFEGIVIGFHRKGVSTTFKVRKESYGVGVERTYPIHSPLLEKIEVKKKGDVRRAKLFYLRGVSGKKARIREKKDWLSRKGVVVPSEGQPEGPAVEAPAAESPKE; via the coding sequence ATGACGCTCCTCCAGGACGTGCAGGAAACGCAGCTCCGAAAGGACCTCCCGAAGTTCAACGTCGGGGACACCGTCCGGGTGTACTCGCGGATCAAGGAGGGCGAAAAGGAGCGGGTCCAGTATTTCGAGGGGATCGTCATCGGTTTCCATCGGAAGGGGGTCTCGACCACCTTCAAGGTGCGCAAGGAGTCGTACGGCGTGGGCGTCGAGAGGACCTACCCGATCCACTCCCCCCTCCTCGAGAAGATCGAGGTGAAGAAGAAGGGGGACGTCCGCCGGGCGAAGCTCTTCTACCTGCGCGGCGTCTCCGGCAAGAAGGCGCGCATCCGCGAGAAGAAGGACTGGCTCTCCAGGAAGGGCGTCGTCGTCCCGTCGGAGGGGCAGCCGGAGGGGCCCGCGGTCGAGGCCCCCGCGGCGGAGTCTCCGAAAGAGTAG
- the rpsP gene encoding 30S ribosomal protein S16, translated as MAVKIRLSRTGRKKMAYYRVVVADSQMPRDGRCIAYVGTYAPRENPAKIVIDDALTLKWLGKGAQPTETVKSLLKKSGTWKKFQAAKAAKPSTA; from the coding sequence ATGGCGGTGAAGATCCGGTTGTCGCGGACGGGGCGCAAGAAGATGGCCTACTACCGCGTGGTGGTGGCGGACTCGCAGATGCCCCGCGACGGGCGCTGCATCGCGTACGTCGGGACGTACGCCCCCCGGGAGAACCCGGCGAAGATCGTGATCGACGACGCGCTGACGCTCAAGTGGCTCGGGAAGGGCGCCCAGCCGACCGAGACGGTCAAGAGCCTTCTGAAGAAGTCGGGCACGTGGAAGAAGTTCCAGGCGGCCAAGGCGGCCAAACCCTCCACGGCTTAG
- a CDS encoding LD-carboxypeptidase, translating to MRKPLPLKKGDVIAVCAPAGPVDRGRLDRGIARLSAAGFVPETAEGVLAADGYLAGTEAHRLRQLEWALTLPEARAVMAARGGYGTTRLLPLLDWRTAARRRKLLVGFSDLTAILAYVSTRLKFPCVHGPMAAADLALRYDAGALDAFRRLSAGETSPREPWGETMERVRGREAEGVLTGGCLSVLTALLSTPHEPDFRGALLFLEDVGEPSYRIDRMLTQWIQSGKLAKIRGIVVGKMAPARGDTTAGILRVFHEAGKRLSVPVWYGFPAGHHGRNVALPFGVRARVDGTGRLFLLESPVETA from the coding sequence ATGCGGAAACCGCTTCCTCTTAAAAAAGGGGACGTCATCGCCGTCTGCGCCCCCGCCGGCCCGGTGGACCGCGGCCGGCTCGACCGGGGGATCGCCCGCCTCTCCGCGGCGGGGTTCGTCCCGGAGACCGCCGAGGGAGTGCTGGCGGCGGACGGGTACCTCGCGGGAACCGAGGCGCACCGGCTTCGCCAGCTCGAGTGGGCCCTGACCCTGCCCGAGGCGCGGGCCGTCATGGCGGCCCGGGGAGGGTACGGGACGACGCGGCTGCTGCCGCTGCTCGACTGGCGGACCGCGGCCCGTCGGCGAAAGCTGCTGGTGGGATTCAGCGACCTGACCGCGATTCTCGCCTACGTCTCCACGCGCCTGAAATTCCCTTGCGTTCACGGCCCCATGGCGGCGGCGGACCTCGCCCTGCGGTACGACGCGGGTGCACTCGACGCCTTCCGCCGACTCTCGGCCGGGGAGACATCCCCCCGGGAGCCGTGGGGAGAGACGATGGAGCGGGTCCGGGGCCGCGAGGCGGAAGGGGTGCTGACCGGAGGGTGCCTTTCCGTGCTCACCGCGCTCCTGTCCACGCCGCACGAGCCCGACTTCCGCGGCGCGCTCCTGTTCCTGGAGGACGTCGGGGAACCGTCGTACCGGATCGACCGGATGCTGACGCAGTGGATCCAGTCCGGGAAGCTGGCGAAGATCCGCGGGATCGTCGTCGGAAAGATGGCCCCCGCGCGGGGCGACACCACCGCGGGGATTCTCCGCGTCTTCCACGAGGCGGGGAAGCGGCTCTCCGTCCCGGTGTGGTACGGATTCCCGGCCGGCCACCACGGCAGGAACGTGGCGCTCCCCTTCGGCGTTCGGGCGCGCGTCGACGGGACGGGACGGCTCTTCCTCCTGGAATCCCCCGTGGAAACCGCGTGA
- the trmD gene encoding tRNA (guanosine(37)-N1)-methyltransferase TrmD, which produces MRIDVLTLFPGMFEGPLSHSILAKAREAGLLAVETQDLRSYAEGKHRVTDEPPFGGGGGMVMKPEPIFAGVEALFAAHGPGRVILLSPAGKLLSPEVAERLSKETHLVLICGRYEGVDQRVADHLADEEISIGDYVLSGGELPAMVLIDAVARFLPGVLGDPDAPRNDSFSGGVLEAPHYTRPREFRGWAVPDVLLSGDHGAVAEWRRREGERRTAATRPDLLKKNLTDGPGME; this is translated from the coding sequence TTGCGGATCGACGTTCTGACGCTGTTTCCGGGGATGTTCGAGGGACCGCTGTCCCACAGCATCCTGGCGAAGGCGCGCGAGGCGGGGCTGCTGGCGGTCGAGACGCAAGATCTTCGTTCGTACGCCGAGGGGAAGCACCGGGTGACCGACGAACCCCCCTTCGGCGGCGGCGGCGGGATGGTCATGAAGCCGGAACCGATCTTCGCCGGGGTGGAGGCCTTGTTCGCCGCCCACGGCCCGGGAAGGGTCATCCTCCTGTCGCCGGCCGGAAAGCTCCTGTCTCCCGAAGTGGCCGAACGGCTATCGAAAGAGACGCACCTCGTCCTCATCTGCGGCCGGTACGAGGGGGTGGACCAGAGGGTCGCGGACCACCTGGCGGACGAGGAGATATCGATCGGCGACTACGTGCTGTCGGGAGGCGAACTGCCCGCGATGGTGCTGATCGACGCCGTCGCCCGCTTCCTTCCCGGGGTGCTGGGCGATCCGGACGCTCCGCGAAACGATTCGTTTTCCGGCGGCGTCCTGGAGGCCCCCCATTACACCCGCCCGCGGGAGTTCCGGGGGTGGGCGGTCCCCGACGTGCTGCTCTCCGGGGACCACGGGGCGGTAGCGGAGTGGCGGAGGCGGGAAGGGGAGCGGCGGACCGCCGCGACGCGCCCGGATCTTCTGAAGAAAAATTTGACAGACGGGCCGGGGATGGAATAG
- the ffh gene encoding signal recognition particle protein — MFENLSDKFQGVLRKLRGHGRITEGNVEGALNEVRLALLEADVNYKVVKDFVAAVKVKALGAEVLASLSPDQHFIKIVHEEMSKMMGEQARELSLDRKPPVAVMLVGLQGSGKTTSCGKLALHLQKRKRTPLLVPADVYRPAAIEQLKVLARQLELQSFDSRPDADPVDICREAMRSAELAGHDTVLLDTAGRLHIDAPLMEELSRIKAAVDPAEILLVADAMTGQDAVNVAKAFHEKLGLTGVVLTKMDGDARGGAALSIRAVTGAPVKFVGVGEKLDALEPFHPDRMASRILGMGDILTFVEKAQEQVDEKQAKELERKLRKNEFTLEDFRDQLLKLRKMGSMEDLLGMIPGMGGKMKQLQGAAPDEAELKKVVAIIDSMTARERRNAKLLNGSRRKRIAAGSGTTVQDVNRLMKNFQQAEEMIKRFSKGGMRGAGRNLPFFR; from the coding sequence GTGTTCGAAAACCTGTCGGACAAATTCCAGGGTGTGCTCCGGAAGCTGCGCGGGCACGGCCGCATCACCGAGGGGAACGTCGAGGGGGCGCTGAACGAGGTCCGCCTCGCCCTCCTGGAAGCCGACGTCAACTACAAGGTCGTGAAGGACTTCGTCGCGGCGGTCAAGGTCAAGGCGCTGGGGGCGGAGGTCCTGGCCTCGCTCTCCCCCGACCAGCACTTCATCAAGATCGTCCACGAAGAGATGTCGAAGATGATGGGGGAGCAGGCCCGGGAGCTTTCCCTGGACCGGAAGCCGCCCGTCGCGGTGATGCTGGTGGGGCTCCAGGGGTCGGGGAAAACCACGTCGTGCGGGAAGCTCGCGCTGCACCTGCAGAAGAGGAAGCGCACCCCGCTCCTGGTTCCGGCCGACGTCTACCGACCGGCCGCCATCGAGCAGTTGAAGGTCCTCGCGAGGCAGCTCGAGCTCCAGTCGTTCGATTCGCGCCCCGACGCCGACCCGGTGGACATCTGCCGGGAGGCGATGCGGTCGGCGGAGCTTGCCGGGCACGACACGGTCCTGCTCGACACGGCGGGGCGGCTCCACATCGACGCCCCGCTCATGGAGGAGCTTTCGAGGATCAAGGCGGCGGTCGACCCGGCGGAGATCCTGCTGGTGGCCGACGCGATGACCGGGCAGGACGCGGTGAACGTCGCCAAGGCGTTCCACGAGAAGCTCGGCCTGACCGGCGTGGTGCTGACGAAGATGGACGGCGACGCGCGCGGCGGGGCGGCGCTTTCCATCCGGGCGGTGACCGGGGCGCCGGTGAAGTTCGTCGGCGTCGGCGAGAAGCTCGACGCCCTGGAGCCGTTCCACCCCGACCGGATGGCGTCCCGCATCCTGGGGATGGGGGACATCCTCACCTTCGTCGAGAAGGCGCAGGAGCAGGTCGACGAGAAGCAGGCGAAGGAGCTGGAGCGCAAGCTCCGGAAGAACGAGTTCACCCTGGAGGATTTCCGCGACCAGCTCCTCAAGCTCCGCAAGATGGGGTCGATGGAGGATCTCCTCGGGATGATCCCCGGGATGGGCGGGAAGATGAAGCAGCTCCAGGGGGCGGCACCCGACGAGGCGGAGCTGAAGAAAGTGGTGGCGATCATCGACTCCATGACGGCGCGGGAGCGGCGCAACGCGAAGCTTCTGAACGGCAGCCGCCGGAAGCGGATCGCTGCCGGAAGCGGCACCACCGTGCAGGACGTGAACCGCCTGATGAAGAATTTCCAGCAGGCGGAGGAGATGATCAAGCGGTTCTCGAAGGGCGGCATGCGGGGAGCGGGGAGGAACCTCCCCTTCTTCAGATAA